A window of Acropora muricata isolate sample 2 chromosome 6, ASM3666990v1, whole genome shotgun sequence genomic DNA:
CCTGGGATGAGTAAAATTTGTAATGCAATCAGAGCATGAttgaaaagtgtgttttcaattcAGCTGGGCATAAGAGAATATGTTATTCTCATTGGCATCGCTCATAATTGCAAGACTGGTTTTCCATGGGGATTCCCTTTGTCAGTTGCATGCTCTAATCAAAGCCAAGGAAATGTAGTAATTTTCGTGGATCTTTTCTAGCTTAAATGAGTTGAAAGGGACTAGAAATATTCTGTTTACTGTCAGTTGCAGTTAGAGAGGAAGTGAAAAAACTTGATAGTCGAGAATGTGAACAGTAATTTGGAGTTTTTTATTTGTACGGTGGCAATAAAGGTAattttaaagtgtatatgacacgaaattttttattagcttattcgaaagagcttttaaaatgatgatgaatggcgtttattttattgtgatagcacttttggttgcggagttattcaagattttggtttatgcaaattagatgactagtgacgtcacattgtggacacaaaataatgtaacatcacaaaagatggaatatctccgaagactttttctgtatagaactgaaactttttACAGTTGTTGCAATTAGCACAAAGTTTCATGCTATTTCCATAGTGACAtctccatggcaacacaatgggctccaggccctctccatttaaaagataaaatcagagtttttctccttcagggagtgttatttgctcttgttgtttattcagtgggtgtgagctaatatggacattacacagcacaagcacaagaaagtccgttagactctggagcaacaaataaggcatttttcattttaggaaggtagaggtctggtaacgagtatgttgccatggtgaTATCATacctattatcaaaatatgtagttcttgcagcacatcaaccctgaaaaatttcaaccctgtagacttagtatttccacagatattccatcttttgagatgttacattattttgtgtccacaatgtgacgtcactagtcatctaatttgcataaaccaaaatcttgaataactccgcaaccaaaagtgctatcacaataaaataaacgccattcttcatcattttgagaGCTCTTTccaataagctaataaaaaatttcgtgtcatatgcactttaagaatAAATAAATCACAGAGGGAAGTGATCAAGTGTGTGACAGAAATTACTACACCACTATACAAGAACCAATAGTAGCATCAATGGCTAATTAACTTCTAGGCAataaattgaatgttaataagCACATTGACTAAAAGACTTTCAAGTGGCTCAACAATAGTTAAAATCCACCCAGAACACTGGAATTCTATACGCTGAATAAAACCACAAACTGAATTTAGGCAGCTGACCAATAGTTTCTGGAAACGGTGGACCTACAGCTAGAACTCATTTCAAGCTTCATTGACCTAGGCCTATTGCTAAGAAGAAAAAGGCATATATTTAAAGACACAACTGACTGGTGGACGTGCTAGAATGCAGTTCACTGTGAGGTGACAAACTAGAAAATGActtaaattatgaaaaatacaGTGTGACATAAGGAGTAATGTGTACAATCAAAGACACTTGTGTTGTGATAATAAAAACAGtaactataataatataaaGAAAACAGAAATGACGGAGAGTAAATGTAGTACACACTTGTTCATCCAAAACTGTACCAATGTGGTCTTTTGTGCGTTGAATTGGTAATtattgcaaattaaataaaaataaaccgtttCACTGTTAACATAAAACTTGCCTTTTTAACTTTCTTGTGCGTCCCAGAATCATACAGTGTTTTGTAAACAAAGTGACCGCTTGATATAGGTTTGACTGTACATATTACTCCTTATGTCACActtaatatgttttttttaattttgactcattttcttgtttgtgaCCTGTTGCGTGTAACCTGTGACCTGCATTTTAGCCCCACCAACAACTGACTTTGTTGTTTACATTGAAAATCCACCACTTTCAGACAATATAATCATCGCTATACACTCAATGTTTGCTCACTCTGTACCAATATCCCTCAAGAAGAAGTGATCAAAGTTGTTTTCCAATACTACAATGAACATTTTCGGCCTAGAATCCACCATTCCCCACATCCACCCTTATGGATCTTATGAAGCTGatgttaaaagaaaatttgttccaTTTTAATGGTAAGCACTTCTTACAGGCCCATGATATACTGAgcaatgggcacaaaaatggcagtaTAGCCTTCTCAGCCATCTTTATGGCCCATTTAGAGAAACAACTACTCCTTTCTAGCAGTCACAAACCTATCATCTTGAAAAGGTCCATTGATGAAATTTTCTCAGTGTGGACTTAAGCAATTAAGAAATCAtcaattttgttgaatttgccgaCCAATTCCATGTCACAATCAAATTCCATGCTAAATTTAATCAGAACTCCGTTTTCTTAGAGACCAAATTTTTCAAAGGACCTTGTTTTGCATGAAACAAAGTTTTCAATGTTCAAGCACACTTCAAGGCTACAGAAACATTTCAATACACACATTTCTCTTTATGTCACCCCTCAGCATGAAAAAGGGTTAAAAAACAAATACATTCTACCGTTCATGACCACCTACTTCCCCGGTGTACTGAAACTCTGAGATCCTAATGAAGAATTGGTTTTTGAtcaccaacaacccaaaccttgcATGAATTTCTCAGAATGCCCGTGTTGTCTTACTTGAcgaccttttggtcagagctaggaTCCCTGCTTAACCTTAAAAAGCTTGCAAACACTAGTTTTTAGGGACATACAGGCATATTTCTCTTCCAGTTGCATTTTAGAAAGACAATCATGGTTCTCAGATAAAAAGGTTTTTCAGCCTGGAGCACTGCTTCTTTAGCTTTTTTAAAAACGAAAAGGAGTTATCAGCAGTAAGAAGGGTGAAAGTAATTTTATTACAACCAGAATTAATGGCTAAGTTGTCAGGATTAGCCAATCATGGGAGCAGTCTCAACCTAGGAGGTGGCTGCCAATAGTCAGAAAACTCTGGGATATCCTCACACACCCAACCTCAACATTGTAACTCAGTTGTTAACCATATGATTTCAGAAAgttcattatttttatcattattaattttgtaattcaTTACTCTGATAAAAAGTAAACTCTTTCTCCTCCACTTTGCAGAGTGTAATAGTGCCTTGGGTTTAGAGGATTTGAGAATACAGGACTCACAACTAACAGCACTGTCCCATTATGAAAGTTTATCCATTGGGGGCGGTATTTCGGTTGACACAGAACCCAAATGTGCACgtctcaacaaaaataattgtgcttgGTGTGCCCCAAGTGGAAATGGCCAGCAATACTTACAAGTGGACTTGCATCATGATTTTATAATAACTGGTATTGCAACTCAAGGATTTGAAGCTCTAAGCAATTACTACGTGAGGAAATACAAAGTTTCTCACAGCAGAAATGGACACACATGGAGTATCCTTTCAGTGAGTACTAACTTGACCTAATTTATGAAATCAATAACAAATTAATAGCAATGGTTAATACTAATATCTCTAGTGATATTGTCTACTGTACGTGTCTGCTAATCAGCCTTCCttgcccgaaggctgaattgtgaagggcgcagctcaacgggatcggctgaATGCAAATGAGAGGCGCCTATGGCTGCGGTGTGCAATGAACAATCCTGGAGCACAGCATCCAAGCCAGATGTTCTTGGCTTGGGTAattaaaggccagaccacaacaccgggaactttgTGCCCTACTTCTTACGAgtggtgtgtgggttctttaacgccccacagttatttacaacaagggttgtgagatgggacctccagtttatagtccttatctgagaagacatgaaagtctaaccatttgctgatgcaatTACAAACGCAGctctttctcctcagttatttagagaccctgagtgttggtctgatATTAATAACAACActacaacaacaagaaatgtCCCCACAAAAATTAAGTTTAAATTTATGATAATAGATGAGAGAAGGAAGAATCAATCTTGACTATTCGAAACAATACTGCATCTTATCACCTTGTACATCTGGTTACTTATGTACTACCATGTGCTATAAACATGTTACAAACATGCCTTTCTACATGCGGCTTTATTTTCCAAATTCAGAGTCTACTTCACTGAAAATGTTAGTCATCTGTTATTGGGTCATATCATCTCAAGCAGGAATAAATGCAGAGAAAAGTGTTACTGATAATAATCTTATTTATTGTAAGTTACCATAAACACTTTAGGATAATATTAAGTTATAAAGCACAGGAAACAGTGTTGCAAATACAAAGATGAtgctgaatgttttttttttccagtttcttAAATTCTTTATCCACCTGATTAGCAAGCTTTCATGTGTACAGTACCTTTTGCTTAAATGAAGATAAGATTGGTAGTTTATGTTCTTAAGAATGACAGTGAAATTTTTAAGAATAATCTTTATAAACAAAGGCAATTTCGTGCGATTTCCTTGcagtttgtttgttggtttgttggAACGTAAATGTCACTTTTTAATAAAAGACTCCAGTGGAACCTTTCTTTTCACTTTAGTCTCAGCAGACTTATTCAGCACTGTTGTTCTACAaaattgaggagactacaaataaCTAACTATTGACTATAATTTTATGACAAATAAAATCAgattattttggttttgatgACACTGGGTAAAAGCAGagcacctctctgaaatcactggATCCACACATTTGTAGGATTGAGGCCTAATTGAACCCTGGCTTCATAGGTGAAACCATTGCCTGTGCCAACCCTGAGACATAAAATTAAGTTGCTCTGGCAAACAAAAAGATAAACGTGGTGGAAATTCACTCACACAGacaaacttttaaaaaaaatacaattattaCATGATGAGCTCTTTGGATCTTATTGGCATTGGGCGGATCCTTGACCCAGGTGCTTGTTGTGTTATGTGGAGGAGGTTAGGAAACCAGAGATTCAATATGTCACCTTCACAATTTCCTTATCAACCATAATTTAGGAAATGTGGATTTTTCACCAGGCGTAATGGTACAGACCACTCTCTCATGACCGAACAtattttaaataacaaaaagctgaaGGGACATGACTTGTGGGAGCTAGATGCATCCTTtctaattaattaaaaaatatgtaaaaattaaatttaagaaAGGATGCTTAAATTTAATGTTCACTGCATTGCAGAAAGGGATGAGTGGAAATCGTGATGGCAGATCAGTGGTGAGGCATACCTTCAGTTCACCAATGTATGCAAGATACATCAGAGTCTATCCTGTGGCATACAGGTACAGAATCTGTATGAGAATGGAGCTGTATGGCTGCTCAAACGGTAAGTTATTGGTATGAgacttttccttctcttttttgATCAAATGAAAGCTACATAAATCATCTGGCAAGCTGCCAATTTTGTGGGTGCTTAATTGAGCAATGACACTTAGAGCAGACGACACGCTGCTCTGTATGAAAAAAGAGAGCTGAGTATTGTTATTAACATGAACACACTACAGAAACCAGGAAGCCCATCATTTGTACTGTACATTTTCATAATAGGTAATTGctgtttaatattattttttttacctttttgtaGTCTCTTCTTCTCTGAGCACAAAACCTTCGCCTACATCTCTAAGTGGTACAAATAATACAATACCTGAAAATCTTCCAATCACTGGAACAACAGCTGCATCAAGCACAGAAAAGCTAATGACTATTCATTCCACTAAAGGTAATAAATATAACTATAGGAAGATCAGTAACTTTTTATGTGCCATAGTTCTCCTTGTATTTTCAAAAGATGTCATTTTAAGGTATGAGAATGGAGCTGTGGGGCTGCTCAAATTGATAATTGTTATAATTTGCAACTATTCCTTCTCTCTTTTgatcaaatgaaaataaattaccTGGCAAGCCGCCAGTTTTGTGGGCGCTTACTTGAGAAATGCCACTTGGATCAGGTGACTCCATGCTCACCGTTAAATGCATGCTCTGagtgtaatattattattacctcTGATGAACAGTTATTATTTGTTCTGTACAGTTCATAATGcggttaaatgtaatttaatggagttaaccctttcctgcccaaggggttccccattgacaagtaaaattatctggcgttagacagagtaaaatctataagtgccaaatggcactcaagggcaggaaagggttaaatggagacatttttgatgatgttgtggttaacaacaaagagggtCCGTGTTCCCTAAAGGGTCTGCAGAGTTGTCATGCACACATACCAGTGGATTCACCCATGTCAAAGTTCCTTTATGCCCAACGGTTTTTTGTTAGGCACTAGCACAAGTGCACGTGGCAGGGTTCTGGGCTCCCTTGCATTTTGTGTTTACTGTTCATGCACCTGGGCCAGTACATGTATGGAGCCAGCATTGGTAAACCTGTATAGTCAGTGGTCCCATGTTGTCCACATGCATGTGGATCCCTCATGTTTGTTGCAGTGCCATTCTATGTTTGAGCATAGTTTCTGggttgccccccccccccaacccttCCCTTTTTCtccactgtatatatatatatacatactaAATTTGTGACGGGTGCCCTTCTTTCCATCTgcatgggggctcatggctgggttgccacGATTTGTCAGCCATGAGAGAAGTCTCATCtgggagctggctgccaatagtagAAGCTCCTGAATGTCTGGGGAACTCAACCTCCATTTAGCAATGCTGTCGTTAAActgtttaattttattattttttctaaatGTTTGTAGCCTCTTCTGTTTTGAGCACAGCACCTCCATCTACAACTCTAAGTGTTACAAATAATACCGCACCTAAAAATGTTCCACCAACCACTAGAACAACAGCTGCATCAAGCACAGAAAAGCCACTGATTAGTCATTCAACTACTTGTAACAAATATGACTATAGGAACATCAGTATCTTTTCAGGTGCCATACTTCTCCCTGTATTTTTCAAAAGATGTCATTTAACGGCATTAAACAGTTCAGATTGTTATTGGTATtgttatttcaaatttattgcCATGAGCACTAAACCATTAATCAGCCTTACAATGCAGGATTGCTTTggattttatctgatgagtgcatcACACCAAATGACTGAATTCAgtcattttatctgatgagtgcaacacaccagttgtgttgtacgaaactaaatagtaaaTGAAATGACAAgtcaaataattatattgttgatttgtttgaCATCTACTACGTGCtagtttactattgagcactctgtTAGCAGTTCTGCAAATACTAActcgtctatatatatatatatatatatatatataactaactgcagtatatactgtatatatatatatatccataagttgaacgattaaagatgacgcatcgattctctgttactctgagtttcgcgcctaagcgctcgtcagacagaacttaggtagactccacgtccacatttatatatatatatatatatatatatagtaattTAGTAtataccaaatcagtggatagcaattttcgcgcgttttgattggctcccgtaactcggaatatccttggatattcactgttttgcgaaccgagagaaaaatgtatgagaagaagaaattgaagaagcgtttttgtATCCATTTGGTAAATAcgaaaacaactatccccctcagggtcggtgaagagcggtggatatatccCTCGACGCTtggcgtctcggtatatatccaccactattcacctccccttcgggggatagctgtataatatatatagttatatacaCACATTTATATGTATacatacatttttttattttacttattaTTTTGCGTACAGTATTCTTGTAAATCAGTCATTTTTCAATACTTTAATTGCTAGAACTGATAATATTTAAGAAACCgcttaccattattattattattattattattattattattatagaggAGGTCATAGGAACTGAATTTTTCTCATGTGTTAGGTAATCCatcatttcaataataataataatattatcataatcCTGCTTTTATATCATATTCATCACAGACCAGACAGTTCAAAGTGGCAACGTCTTGGTAACGACTCCCAGAGCTAAAGAATATCACCCATCAGAAAGACACACTGGAAAAGTAGCTGTTCATAGGGCGAGGGATGATTCCAAAAGACACTCTTCCAAAACATGGGTTATTGTCCTTGGTGTTGTGGCCATAGCTGTGGTGATAGCAATTATTATTTCCTTGCTGGTGAGGTTTTCTTTCCTTCAAAGAAGAAAACTGTGAGTAAATAGTTCTTCATTTGGTTTTAGTTCAACTTTTTGCCGATGGGTAAACTAGTGATGAGGTGGAAAACTGGTCGTATAGACAAATGTATCTATGGTAACCACTTATGAATTACCCACTTACAAAGACTATGGaatattagtatcacccaaatagtagactaatgcaaatcctgcattttgattggctacgctactaggggtctaatagtaatagtcatcgagtagcgaaattcgcagggtttttctttggtttttgcccctaaaaaatatttcttcaacttgcattttccaactttattattgccttttctgtccaactagttgggtgatactaaaacaattagacccttcgccctcaaaggccatgGATCAATAGCCTATTCGGCTTCTCCTCATGGGccattgacccgtagccctttcgggctacaggcctaattgttaattaattggTTGGTTATATGAggtttttcaattttacttCATTGTTAGTATTGTGCTGATGATAAGCTACTTGCACGTAAAACAAACATCAGCCTTATGTGCTTTTTCCCTTCAAAATGTCCTCCGTTACTGTACCAGCCTCAAGTAAAGGGGCCCCCTGCTAAGACAAGTATAAACCTTTGTTATTGGAAATCTTTAATTGTAAGTTTATGCTTCATGCACTGTcattttttatctcagtttCAGTTGTTATCGCTATCCCAGCAATGAAATAGACGTCTACTTGTTGTGAAGCTCTGTGTATTTCAACTCCAGCTGTGTTGACTTTACAAAGGATCATCACCTTTATTGAAAGTGGCACGGACCTAGGAGTCACTGAAGTCACTGATTGTTTTCCAACTTTCTTTTAAACACAGTCAGACAAACCCTCAATGAGCAAACCTTTCAATTTTCTACCCTAGCTGTTCAGTAAGGAATTTTATCATGCATGGCATTCTATTTATGTGTTATCGATAATTTCACGTTTTCCAAACTCTTGTACAGCGATTTCCCTAATGTTCAGCCTAGGGAATCAACTAGAATTTTGgcaaaatgcaagtgaaattaTTCCTTCATTTCACAAGAAGGTCATTCGTGTACCACTGGGAAAACAAATTGCTCCCCAAAAGTCGCGGCGTTTTCTTTTGCAGAAAACGTCGCCATAGTAGTTCTGTAATTTTAAATATGAAGTCATAAATTAACGCTAGATACTTCGCGCCAAAATTGAGAAGTAATTTGTCAGCCATGATGTCATTCCTTGAATTGTACATTGTCCCAGAAAGGGCATGCAATGCTTTGGACTTAtcacttaaattttttcttatCTCTTGCGTACTTTACTAACTGATTCATGTCGTCATCTTTATCGTCACCGTCATATTGATTACCTTTTTTATCTCAGTCGCCAATTATTATGATCTTCAATTCGTATTTGCTGATGGCTGTTTGCCCAGCTTTCATATCAAGGACATTTTTGCTCTCGACACAAGCAAAAACACGTTCTTGGCAGTTGTAAAGGGATTGACTAAATAAGTCGTAGATTCTTAATCTTTATTAAAATCAGCTTCTTTTTGTACACTAAACCAGAGAGTTTATGTAGAGTTAaagttttataattttgttgagaTTGAGATTCATTTTCTTAATGCAATTTCTTCCGTCGACAATATTATTTATGATCAAATAATGAACATGTGTCCTTTTTCGTCTTTAAACAGGACCAAGTAGTGTAACCTAGACCAATTATTCAATGACAAAACCAATGATTAAGCGCGTCTTGTTGTGAAATGGATTTGTTCCGAGTTTCGTAAAATGTGAATGAAAGGAATTTCGCGTTGTCCAATCATATCGCAAAGCAGGACATACGGCCTGCGTCAAACGCGGGAAATTGCACGTAGCGGTGTAGGAGAAAGTTGTGACTTTATCATTTTGCCATCGAGAATGTGGTGCGAGATTTTACAGTCATTTACCGAGCTCGTACTTATGTATTATTTATAGTtggaaattgaaatgttttaaattgtTATAACTAAGAGTGGTGATGGTATTTTTGTACActatagaccattttacagttgtgcgcttagttgcctggcctttgaatgaaagtgaggctggagttgatcttgttttgatagcaacctcactgcttttcatatgcaaatttctactaattagcatgaaagcagcatcattaacatgagaaaagcagggaggtttctatcgaaacaaggtcacctccagcctcactttcattcaaaggccaggcaactgagcaagaaactgtaaaatagtCTATTCCAGAGAGACTATGTACGTGTCGTTTGAATatttctcttttaattttaagcaaGTCAATTTTCATAGAGGTATATTTTTACACCATTCCAGGGAGAATGTGTATTGAACAAAATTGTTAATTATGAATGTAAATTATAATTATGATTGTAAATCTTTTGTACACTATTCCAGAGAGACTATGTACAAATCGGTTGAATATTTCAGCTGTAATTGTAAACAAATCAGTTTTCATAGAATATTGAATATTTCACTTGTAATTTTAAGCAAGTCGATTTTCATAGAGGTATATTTTTACACCATTCCAGGGAGAATGTGTATAGAACAAAATTGTAAATTAAGAATGGTTAATGTAAATCTTTTGTACACCATTCCAGAGAGAATGTGTACAGAACTGAATTGTTAGGAGAATGTTACTTAATTATCAAAGTTAATAGACGTAATTGTCATACGCGAGTAAGTAAAGGGCATGACAGTGTCCCTAttgttaaatttgttctttTGCAAGATAAATGAATTTAATTTCGCtgatatttcatttctttcttttttttttcgttgtacTTTTTTCAATTTAGTGAAACGGATAATGAAAGGGAAAATCAATTTATCTTACAAGGAACCATTAACTTAACTTAGCGTTATTTAACGTCATTCGTTAACTTTAATGTGAAATAAACTGACGAAATTCAAGCCATTTTGCGGTACGGTACTTCAGAGGATAACAGAAAATCAACAAAGATTTTCTTTACTTGAATCCATTCTTGTAGTCATGGTAGAACGATATCAACTGTTACTTTGCTActctccctcccccccccccctaaagaTTCGTCTCAGATCACCTCCAAATGGGTTAGTATTAGGTAACATCGGGTGAAGGAGAACCGAAGGAAAATCgagttttccgatgtctctgaaGTCATCGTCGTCCTGAGGTCCATGCTGAGGTGTTGTATCATGGGTGCAGACAAGCAATTAAAAAcatacacaaaacaaaacaaaaatgcaaaaaatctCCGCTGTGGCTTCTCAACGAATATGGTGGATGGTTGCACTGATGGCGTTCATTTCTGTCTCAGACGTTAAGCCCGGTTGAACAGGGCTAGTACCTCCATGGGTGACCATCCAGAAGTACCACGCCTATTAAAGTTCATGAAAATATGGCCATTCTTTTCGACCGAAATGCTTTTCTCTTGCCACTTCCAACCAACTTTCAGTTAAGGAGTCATATATCCTTcccaaaaataatttttcacaaGCTTTATGGCGACTTACATGCAAAGCTTTAAATGATAcataataattttgttgaatCAAATGAACTGATAAACGTCGAATTTCCTCGCTTGGATGATTGAAAGTCAACGTTTCAAGCGTTTGCCGGTCAAAGAATTCTCTCTGATGAAGGGGTTACCCTCGAGAAGTCAGTTTTTTAATTCAATCATCCAGTGGTGGATCTAAAGAAAGAACTATGGTAAAACGCAATGATACCGGCGGTGTCTGacaaatagaccatattcgtattctcagtattggactggaactagcttgcaatggagggtaatgcgggggaatatatttgacattatttgcattagaaacgatttccccgcattaccccccattgcaagctagttccagtccaatactgagaatacgaatatggtctgtTGAGGCAGCAGACCTAACCCCAACCTAGAAAAATAATACTTCGACCTAAATACTCATTACTGTTAATCAGTCCTTGTTGGTTAGCAGTGCGCAAGTGTCACGCACCGGTGACAAGTGAAAGTTAGATGTAAGATCCAAGAGACGAAAAGGGGACCTTGGTGTTGACACACGCTCTCTTGCTGTATAGTTCTGCGTAAAACAACAAAAGAGCAATCACTTACCTTTAGTTTCAAATCGTACCGCAAAAGGCAACAAAAGACAACATCCAAGATGAAATGGCACACTAGCGGCGAATGCGAAAGAATATCCACGAGTCGACCTCACGAGAATCCCAGGAGAAAATGTTTTCGGTAAGCGAAGTGTGATTTTCCGGACGCGAGAAGATGAGCTAGCGACGATCAGAGGAGGAACATTTGGTCAGGGGCGACCACAGCAATTATCAGGGTGTTTAACAATGGTGGGATGgttattaaatttttgtcaacATAGAATTGTTTCTTCCCCGGCATTCACAAATTAACCCTTCGGAGCTACTAACATTCTctaattattttttgtcaagATGGGGTGTTAAGCTTGTATCTTTTATAGCCTTTCATAGCCTTTCCTTACACATAGTCTTCATATCTATTTAATATTCACCCTACTCTACCCCACTTAACCATTAACTTTGTCACGATTTGGACGACCACCCTTCGACCACCCGTGATCACCACGTCTATCCCCGTCTTCGCTTACCAATAGAGAACATTCCTCCCATTAGATTCCAGTCTTTGTGGACAGAAAGCCGTGGAGTCTGCTGGGAAATTTTCCAAATGGTTGGAAGTTTTTGCCTTTAGATGGTGGTGATGCAGGAAAGAAGGTAGCTCGCTTTTTTTCCGTTTGCTTATTCAGTGACCCCCAAAGGTCACTTTTGTTAGGGTTGCTGATGTCTTCATGTTACAATAGGGACATACGCATCGCACACAAGTAGGAGTAACAACTGATTTTTATTGAAGATAACACTTTCTTATATATGATCAAAAAGCCCGAGGGGCGGGTCTACTTACAGTTTCAATCAAGTTTACAAATTTGGCAATTTGCCATTATACAAACTGCAGTAATTTCCTGAGGGGTATTTTTGCTAACGCGTAGATAAGACATGATTAAACTACCGAAAGCGTTTCGgttatatataaacaatagccttcatttggcgcgaaaatatgctcggatatttgccCGCGGACAtgat
This region includes:
- the LOC136919980 gene encoding discoidin, CUB and LCCL domain-containing protein 2-like isoform X3; the encoded protein is MFTIGVMKKNLQELWMTFAASWKLYKECNSALGLEDLRIQDSQLTALSHYESLSIGGGISVDTEPKCARLNKNNCAWCAPSGNGQQYLQVDLHHDFIITGIATQGFEALSNYYVRKYKVSHSRNGHTWSILSKGMSGNRDGRSVVRHTFSSPMYARYIRVYPVAYRYRICMRMELYGCSNVSSSLSTKPSPTSLSGTNNTIPENLPITGTTAASSTEKLMTIHSTKDQTVQSGNVLVTTPRAKEYHPSERHTGKVAVHRARDDSKRHSSKTWVIVLGVVAIAVVIAIIISLLVRFSFLQRRKLFSCYRYPSNEIDVYLL
- the LOC136919980 gene encoding discoidin, CUB and LCCL domain-containing protein 2-like isoform X1 — protein: MFTIGVMKKNLQELWMTFAASWKLYKECNSALGLEDLRIQDSQLTALSHYESLSIGGGISVDTEPKCARLNKNNCAWCAPSGNGQQYLQVDLHHDFIITGIATQGFEALSNYYVRKYKVSHSRNGHTWSILSKGMSGNRDGRSVVRHTFSSPMYARYIRVYPVAYRYRICMRMELYGCSNVSSSLSTKPSPTSLSGTNNTIPENLPITGTTAASSTEKLMTIHSTKASSVLSTAPPSTTLSVTNNTAPKNVPPTTRTTAASSTEKPLISHSTTCNKYDYRNISIFSDQTVQSGNVLVTTPRAKEYHPSERHTGKVAVHRARDDSKRHSSKTWVIVLGVVAIAVVIAIIISLLVRFSFLQRRKLFSCYRYPSNEIDVYLL
- the LOC136919980 gene encoding discoidin, CUB and LCCL domain-containing protein 2-like isoform X4, which translates into the protein MWVLVFAFLVHSGLGLKPSNECNSALGLEDLRIQDSQLTALSHYESLSIGGGISVDTEPKCARLNKNNCAWCAPSGNGQQYLQVDLHHDFIITGIATQGFEALSNYYVRKYKVSHSRNGHTWSILSKGMSGNRDGRSVVRHTFSSPMYARYIRVYPVAYRYRICMRMELYGCSNVSSSLSTKPSPTSLSGTNNTIPENLPITGTTAASSTEKLMTIHSTKDQTVQSGNVLVTTPRAKEYHPSERHTGKVAVHRARDDSKRHSSKTWVIVLGVVAIAVVIAIIISLLVRFSFLQRRKLFSCYRYPSNEIDVYLL
- the LOC136919980 gene encoding discoidin, CUB and LCCL domain-containing protein 2-like isoform X2, which gives rise to MWVLVFAFLVHSGLGLKPSNECNSALGLEDLRIQDSQLTALSHYESLSIGGGISVDTEPKCARLNKNNCAWCAPSGNGQQYLQVDLHHDFIITGIATQGFEALSNYYVRKYKVSHSRNGHTWSILSKGMSGNRDGRSVVRHTFSSPMYARYIRVYPVAYRYRICMRMELYGCSNVSSSLSTKPSPTSLSGTNNTIPENLPITGTTAASSTEKLMTIHSTKASSVLSTAPPSTTLSVTNNTAPKNVPPTTRTTAASSTEKPLISHSTTCNKYDYRNISIFSDQTVQSGNVLVTTPRAKEYHPSERHTGKVAVHRARDDSKRHSSKTWVIVLGVVAIAVVIAIIISLLVRFSFLQRRKLFSCYRYPSNEIDVYLL